ATTGTCGTTAATATGTCATTATGGGTCAAGGGGTTATACATACCGCAAAACGCTTTTGTTATAATCAGGCAATAGCTAAATACAGCATGGAAAGTCGTTACCTTTCTAGTAAATCATGTTCTTTGTCATCATGGGGACTTCTGTCAGCGCTATTCTGGTCACTTGAACTTGATAAACATTTCTCCGTCTCATTCACATTTGCTGTCTTCTGGAGGTTAACTGCTGGAGGTGCATTATTTGCCAAGGAAAGAGCTGATCCATTTTCTTTCACATTTTTGATAAAAGAAACGTTTCATCAGTATCTTCATACATATTTTCAGTTACCGGTACAAAAGGTACTAATATGATTATAAGTTGAATCAACAAGTGCATAGCATAAGGGTCAGGCAAGCCATCTTTGTGATGACTCATATTAGACATACCTTCAACAAATTCAGGACTCCTTCGGTCTGGAGAAGAAAACATGACACCCCGATTATGGAAATTAGGAGAGTGCATTGGAGATGAAATAACTGCTCCAGTAGAGAAGGCACGGTGATGGTTACTCCTCTTCACATCAAGAAGTTGGAGACTAAGCAACCTCTGGTTTTGCAGTTCAATGGCTTGATACAAGTCAGCTTGCTCCTCCCTCTTCCTCCTCCAAAGTATATCCTGACTATTCTGAAGCATCCTTGCCTCTGATTTATTGACAAATACCAATCTGAATCAGTTGCAGGGACGTTGGCAAACAAATACACAATGAAAGCAAATCATAATACTCACCAACATGAAGATCATAAGGATCTCTCAAATCTAAACCAGTAGGGCTCCCGCATGCAGAAAATTCTAACCTGTCCATGTGTTGCTGCTTCCTGAAAATTACAAGGAACAATATTAGAATGTGAATGTCATAAACAGTTATATAAACACATCTTTTTCTATGTATAAATATGAAGAGAACCTGAATTTGTCTGGGACTTTGCCCTTCTCCTTGTAAGGTTTAACAAGAACCCGAGCATCACATACAAAATGAGGATTCCCTTTAGCTAGAATTAGCTTCACAGTATCTGGATAAACAAAAGTGACAAAGCCAAACATGCGCTTTTGCTGGTATGGAATCCTCACGTCTTGCACAGGCCCaaaaatactgatagatccaacAATTTTTAATCTTTAGAACCAGTTCTAATTATGTAGGAGTAATACTTTTTACAATGAAAAATGTAGATACTTTAAGATGTAAGAAACTCTACCTGAAGTAATTGGACACGTCTTCTTCTCTAAAAGTACTATCCGCTGGAAAAGTCAAGTAAATTTGCCTTGATACTGGATTCACCATTGCATTCATCGCAAATTCACTTCTTTCCAGCCGAGGTGATCTAGAAAACTTCATTTCCTCACTCATCATCAAGGcggctgctgctgctgctgcagCAGCCCTATAAGACCAAACCGGCAATTAAATAACTCAATATTCACAAATAACGCCACATTTTGAAAGATAGAACTTAAAAGAATTAACCTTGGGCTATCATTCTGCTGCTGGAGAAGTAAATTCATGCCTTTAGGCGAGTAAGGGAAGTTAGAACCCCCCAAGAGCTGAGAAGCTAAAGCCAGCCTTTGTTGTTGTGCTGATTTGGATCGTAGAAGCTCGTGACACTGCTCCATCATCTCAAGCTTGCTCGGAGAACCAACCAGAGCATCCAAATCCGAAGTCCCTTCATGGAGGAACCTACAGCTTGTCCCATTTTTACAGTAGCCTCTTGCGTAGTACAAACACGGTTTCCACCCAAATCCTCCAGCCTGGTCATCAGAACCTGCAAAAACATCACTAACTGAACAACTCCTCCTGTGTGAGAGGCCATTAATTGTGTCACCTCCGTTCCAGCTCCTGGCAGCACCAGCGCCACCATAAGAATTAAATAGTGCTCCACCATCACTACCACTTCCATTTGGACTAGAAGCCGAATCAGGGTAGTAGCCATCATTAAGAAAAGACAGCTGATCTTGGAGTTCAAATTCATCAATCAAGTCAATATCTCTCTTTCCATTTCCGTAAAATGGAGGGGCTGATGAATTCATAGTCGAAGAAGACGAAGACCTCATTCCCAAATTACTCCCATTAACATTATAATGACTCAGACATGTGTTTGGACTAACTAAGTCTTCCGAAAAGTTAGAAGCAGCAGCCCACGACGAGTTGGAAGATGGATTAGGTATACTCAATGGAGATGGAAGACTCATACCATTCAGAAGCCTCGAAGAAGCTGCAGAGTTGGAGGAATTATGCCTGGAAAAAGGCACAGGAGAAGGAGTTGAAGGTGTAGTAGGAGTGTTTGAAGAAGATAAACCAAGATCTTTTCTGGCCTTGTCAACAATGGAGTGAACTAAAGATTCAGGACCAAAAGCTAATCTTATCATTTCTTTCTCACCATGATCTTGAATTAAAAGAAGACCCATAATTTTAGAAGCATTATCAGGATCCAAGTTTTGAATTCTAGAATAAACAACCCTTGTTGCCTCATAGGAATCCATACCTAATTAACTTGTGATTAGTGATATAATTAGTAAAACTTAAACCCTGGTTCTTGAAAACTCACCTACCCGATTACCCTTTTTGCCTACCCCTTGTTAAAGTGAGGGACTAATTAAACTTTGTACAATTTCACACCCACCAAACAGCTTTTCTTCCCATGCTCTTCTTTTTCTTCTCCTCCTACAAacaaaaagaagaaaattttaGCAACCCTAAAAAGCTACTATTATTCTCGTGAAGGAGGTAAGAAACTCAAAAAAAAAAAGGAGTGATGTTTAAAGGTAACAACTTTGCATTAATTTTTTTCTTCAACTAAACAAAGATAAAAAGTAGAAGTGGACGTTACAAAGCAAGCAAGAAAGCTCCTAAAGCATAtccatctctctctctcgctctgtctctctctatctctcatctctctctcccAAACATACAGGCACCGTGCTACTGATTACGTTAACAATTATCTAAGAGAAGGAAAACATACCATGTTAAGTATTTGAGTAAGTGAAGCTGATGGTGAAGAAATGATCAAGAGAGATGAACATAGTGAAGCAAAGGATGTAGTTCTCCCATACATATAAAGTCTTTTTTCTTTGTTTTTGGTGCTTGAACATAACCCTACTAGCTAAACTTGAACAACCAAGTAGCACCAACAGTAGGCTATGGTACTATGGTTAAGCTATAGAGCTAAGCTTTCTCTGTCTATAGTCTATACTTACACAGTGTTTATATCTATCTATCTATGTTATCTATCTATGTATCTAGAAAACTAAACTTTGCAGTTTCTCTCTCTAGAAAAAATGGACTGGTTGAAATAGAAAGGCGAGAGAGGGAGAGGTGTATGTAATGTAGCAAGTGTTTGAGTGGATCTAGATCTGTGTCTCAAATAGTGCACGTTCTAGCTTTTCTGCTAATAAAACACCTCATCACAACACTCTATTTCTTCATTTGTGTTGGTTCTCTACTCGTCTTAACAGCGCGTGCTTTTCACTTTAAAAACATCCGTTACTTTTTGGATAAGACTTGCAGGGAAAACTGCATGAGGTCAGTGTGTCTACGCTCTACTGTCGAGGACTCGAGGGTACAAAACTTTGTTTTTTGTCCGGagggatatttataaaattatggaaaatACTTGGTGTACATGATGTGGTGTACTAAATTGCATTTATAtcaataaaattaattaaaatgtaTCACATCAAATATCATGTTATTATATACAAATATTTTGTACAAAATTTTGTATATCTAGTATTACTCTAAAATTATTTCCCTTTATAAAACATTTTTCCTAACATAAAATGGAATAGTacttatatattaaaaaatttaaactTAAAGCAACCACCAAGTTAAAACTTCATACAATACAAATGTTTAACTAAGACTAAAAGTATTCAAATGTTTAACTAAGACTAAAAGTATTCTTTATATCTAAGACTAAAAGTATTctttatatttttttcatataatCAGATATCCGAATCAGTTTATATATACACAATACACAATAATTTAATGCACACCATTGTTATGGGAGTATTTCGAGGAGACAAGTTAAATAAGTTCTTAAAatgtaaaatataaataatttgttattccctaacaatacaataagaattacataagggggttTGAAAATAATTATGGCTACTTtttttgattttaaaatgttctaacttaatacatacAAACAGTGTTTGATTggcaatggtgcggaataaagagggatagaaatcaaaacactaagtaataaaaatacaagtttttaaaactttctggtggatttgaaagtttccaccatatatatatatatatatatatatatatatatatatatatatcaattgagaaccctgtgaagttttgaatagctcacaactgctttacaagtttgaacaaacaaaactacagagaaatgcttacagaatacagcttgatatgtttctctgaaaataagcttgcttggttaattgttctacttgctacacttggtttatatatcaccaagttacatgacaataagataagacaataaaacaaaatttatctAGTCTAAAATCATGTTGCTTCATTACTATTTCCAATATCTTTGACtgtcttcacaattgcatggaaatggtaatgcttctttgttctcaaattcctgcttaacaagctgccacattccttttgcaaacacccaacgcatgtgactgtgttgtcactgtcaacaactatttgaatttgatcatacgtcgggactatgtttgttatccgtcgggagctatgttgatcatccgtcgggagtcttgtagatcatccgtcgggagtctatctgccacttgactctatttcacttatacagaattacaagacatctcatatctacaattagtcaacctattatgcatatcaatctagtagtcaacatgacttatagaaccctacacaatctactTGACTAAAACATATTATTTACAGAATTGTGCTTCAGAACTtatttgttatataagctactcactcgatagatgttaatctgtcatccgtcgggactgtaaagttCATCGTCGGGATAATATTAgatcatctgtcgagtgctacaaaattcactaagttaaatctactaaggtgttttgtttaacttatcatcaagttcacaacatattcctaacaatctcccccaatttatgtctactggaattatagccataaattaaagGAAACTTGATGATAGCAAAACAAAAATAtagattaaaaagtagtagataaaactgataagtgctgcaaaatttattgaaaattgaacaaagcaaagtgtacaaagagttctcactATCATTATAAAGGAGCTCCTAtagtctgagcagataattctatttccttgattgtctggatttcttcccaagcttcctgttattttcctctatttgattATGGAGTTGtatgtggaattcaagttcatcaacttcagatagatccatcatttcttgcatttccaatagagtctcattgctagagatactcaattggtcatccagtctgaagaatcttctaactcccttatcatccatgaattccatcagccaataaggcctcaaaagcactctctttcctgtgaagggaattgatagagtttttggaagtgaacatttggctttattactccttagctcttcaatcttctttagaaccaatctccttgcagccacattaaatccaaagttctttttaaaagatgagtagatctttattagtacagaacaactttcttctagaatcctgtgaagaggccatgtgatttatTTCCCTGCTTTGTACTTAAACACCAATCTTTTAAGAagatttctgtgagcatcaattcctcttatttcttccagttcatccaagtagaggtttaaatctgaaaactccttgatatcacaaatatataaaagatcttccttgttgactgtagatttagATTTGGTTAAGGTCTTGGTTCCGAGAGTTACATGCTTGCTtttcttggttgctcttatctttgttttctttggcttgttgaagataggtaaatttagttcaagaattggcaaactatctcagtctattggctcatcctttggaattataggctcaccatgaaaattcttagtTGGATTCACCTTGAATTTTTCATGTACCACTAAGGGCTTGGATGTCTGAGTTGACGTTGTAGACTTcttgggaatgtagtcttccatttcatcatcactaaagtccaattttcttctggagtggagcttgtatctgaatcttcttttcttttGTGGTTCCTGATGCATTTTCTGATCTTCAGGTTAAGTAATCACAGATGGTTGCGCAGAAttctcagttgtagtcttcacagcttgaagtttggccaagataacagcttgctccttcttttgtttgagcttcttagcatctaaggcatcctgcttcttttctttcctgattctttccttctcctccttcttagcttctacaaactatgggtgtccagccaccacacatatttccttaccatttctatagattttggcaatccttcttttaagtactgaatcagttggatctttgaaaaatgcaattgacctagccaacagcttcttctcatctggcataggtgtctcaaacataagatccacatgatttttgtctgagaactttaagtagtttcttttaggcttcaagaTTAGATTTGCTTttagagatttgatgcatgaGGTTTGGACTTTTTCCAAGTTGCCCAGACTCATTTCATGCACTGAGATTtgtttgacttgagaatggtgatgaaaggtcttgtatggcttctgtagctgaccaaatttctcctgaatagctgcatcaatcttcttccatttttcatctagttccttctcaaaAGCTGCAATatcaagcatcttgggatttatctttgaatcaagtttagcagctgttatttggatcagatcaatgatgtccaatactggtggctttggcagagtaatttctggaacaattacttgactgatttgaacatttaccacatgctccccctcactggttggctctacttgattgacttggattgttgaatctttatccccctttttgttatcatcaagtagagtggagaTAGAAGTTTGTGGAGACACCAGCTTTTGCAGCAactgagtttgttgtgcttgatatAACTGGAAACCTGTGAGAGATGCTTCTATTTCAGTTAGCCTTGCATCCAGGGAATCCACTTTAGTgacaagatcagaattcttccttagctgtcttttaatgtcaagcattgtttcatctggaagtttagcatccaatctttcagagacattCTTCTTTACTTGGTCAATCTCAGTTTTGATCCTAATTGTGTTGAAGATCTTGGATTTGATGTAATTATAGAGAGTTGAGATGTGTCTGTAAGAGCTTCATGGTGCTAGCATTTGTAGTGGATTAAAGAGCATTATGTGTCTCTTGAATTTGATGGATGAGAGTGGTCTTGAAGTGTTGAACATCACATTCCTTGGAAAATGCCCAGGAAGGCAGGCCAGATCTGGAGTTGGGGCCttcttctccccctatgttcattgATTCTCCTTgatcatcatcttcatctccaaagaactctTCAGACCCACCAGCTTCATAGTTaatgtcatcaccagctgtagaaggcatggAGGTGATAGCATCATTGGTTCTCTGCATGGATTCAGTTGTATGGACCAAGTTGAGCATCTTTTCTGCAGCCACATTTCCCTGTTCAGCTATAACTTGATATGCTGACAcggggtgagtaaatgcctcagcttcaaaagaaatagagtctaaaacaacttgatattcttgctgaattagctgtttcttgtcagcctcattgacatccattaactcacttacaattgGCTTTTCCCATTCAGATGTACATGCTTTTCTCTCAAAttctctctatttttgcatcaagggctccccttggcttcccaccctcacaccctcaccttcaccatctaaggtgggactcccctcactcactttttccagacctgaagaaatggtctgtattggttcactcttttcctttccttttgcctgagagcaacccagtctctcactcaattcactccctgccATCAGTactaagagtgattgtactactactaggtcatctgtACTTGTGACAATTGTttggatttgaagttgtgcagagagtaccgacggatgaggaacatccatcgggatagtagttaggctagccgacggatgactgctgttaggcacatccgtcgggatacaatcactactcgacggatgaacaatatccaccgggatagaagaaatgaatgagtttgcgaagggtttttagcacataaacgcaacaaaaatataaatttaaatcttaaaaaaatgaaaccctccgcaggatccatgcaaaaaataatatttaattcgtagttcagtatgtttaccttaagaagctttaggttaatggaaagatggaggtctttaatagcgatccaagaacgatgagcggagatccctagcagctgctcctcaagtgtgaagcactccaccggtatccaccaagagtacaatgtgatggaggaggaagaggttgagagaattagttgcctccctcttgttctactttagaattagggttaactatttgggttgaggcaaatagggtttataatagtatatttataggcaaaattttcagcagaaattttctcataaaatattatttgtaacacctccaaatccgaggtcggggatccgggttgtcacgagttccatttcccttaataacacccaatcttaataaataatcaactactctgtactgtgaccccacaataaacacacacaccacaagttatagtctcagagatgaatatccaaaaataatcacaagtcactttattccacgATTATCTGTCAATACAGCTTAAaagggttttctgaataaatttacattttctttgccattattataattcataaatatacataaatctggtacatcaaaatttgaagcctagcctattggtagctcctacctcagctacagcgacatcaatgcctataggaaactgcggaacgtttcctatccgctcgcgaattgggagcttggtcctgttcatcttgtctatctgatgttgtgtgatgaaagaagaaagcaagggtgagcagcaagcccaccaaaataatatgtataatgattaacaatatatgagccttctcatagtactcatgatatcttaatgcgatgaagtcgcaaaatatttagtatatatatacatatatacttttcaaaatattggaagtcctcttccatgcataatacacaaagagttccagtgtataactgtataaaaatatcgttgcaaggtgatctcatatatctaatcttgtctcaacgtttttctgaaaatctttgtcatgcataagataatcatttactagatataagtttaaaagatgaagttacaagatactccaatatacttatatcttatccaaatactacttgaactaccaccgttcaagttataattagtttcaaaagttcatcacactgatgagactacaagataagacttgaatagattcaatctttgaaatattttgaaggaaatgaagttatgatatacttcattaagtcgcgatatatatatacacctatatatatacatacgtttcctaaAAACCTCtctcatgtaaagtatgaacagaattgcaatatccaataaatttggaacggaaagaattttggcataaacctgatatcttgctgatcaggcaaagataccaataagtaaccttttctactagtagatggatgaatcccccaccggtcatcaccctggccacataaggaccttgtgctggaccgccacccggcctcttacgcgttgatggactgccacccaaccacttacactttgatagaccgtaccccggcctgtcgcttatgccgactcaattagatgggcttacttcccgaacgttgggtaagtaatcaattcatttgttttctcaaaacagcaaccacgttgcgaatgtaacatgcaccacagagctggatcccccaggttttgagcgagtatttaaatcccctttgaaaggaagatctta
This sequence is a window from Apium graveolens cultivar Ventura chromosome 9, ASM990537v1, whole genome shotgun sequence. Protein-coding genes within it:
- the LOC141682606 gene encoding zinc finger CCCH domain-containing protein 53-like; the protein is MDSYEATRVVYSRIQNLDPDNASKIMGLLLIQDHGEKEMIRLAFGPESLVHSIVDKARKDLGLSSSNTPTTPSTPSPVPFSRHNSSNSAASSRLLNGMSLPSPLSIPNPSSNSSWAAASNFSEDLVSPNTCLSHYNVNGSNLGMRSSSSSTMNSSAPPFYGNGKRDIDLIDEFELQDQLSFLNDGYYPDSASSPNGSGSDGGALFNSYGGAGAARSWNGGDTINGLSHRRSCSVSDVFAGSDDQAGGFGWKPCLYYARGYCKNGTSCRFLHEGTSDLDALVGSPSKLEMMEQCHELLRSKSAQQQRLALASQLLGGSNFPYSPKGMNLLLQQQNDSPRAAAAAAAAALMMSEEMKFSRSPRLERSEFAMNAMVNPVSRQIYLTFPADSTFREEDVSNYFSIFGPVQDVRIPYQQKRMFGFVTFVYPDTVKLILAKGNPHFVCDARVLVKPYKEKGKVPDKFRKQQHMDRLEFSACGSPTGLDLRDPYDLHVEARMLQNSQDILWRRKREEQADLYQAIELQNQRLLSLQLLDVKRSNHHRAFSTGAVISSPMHSPNFHNRGVMFSSPDRRSPEFVEENGSALSLANNAPPAVNLQKTANVNETEKCLSSSSDQNSADRSPHDDKEHDLLESLEHNLPDNLFSSPKAAREYMSAFSADTATVEENGNEAVVPSPAPTNNLMASSSTLDMASLKSCYFQAPRFASNHGAIEM